A portion of the Bacillota bacterium genome contains these proteins:
- a CDS encoding FMN-binding glutamate synthase family protein produces the protein MDKKLKWILAGVSGAAGLFFGSRMLAHQLVKSMGQIFTTDPYHENIAEAFSAAYRVGMQNIWEANLRAESGAIISRPLGSPRKFLNFNGLAFSPVFLSKLPTPLNTKIETKTIIGKNCRKPLILATPIIISGMAYGIALSKEAKMALAQGSAFAGTATNTGEGLWLQEERDLAANLIIQYNRGSWSKDPNILKQGDMIEIQLGQGAIAGVSQYSPASSLPKNLRKQLKLPKHNDLIIGPSHQELAEKDGLKKLVNRLREITGGVPIGVKLAFHNSIERDIDIAVDAGVDVLALEGTQAATKGAAPILEDDFGLPTIIGLCRAVEHLEQIGAKDQVSLIASGGFFTPGDMLKALALGADAIYIGSMALFAMTHTQSFKALPFEPPTQVAWARGKYANRLNWKEGAKSVAKYITSCTLELAEGVRALGKTSIHEVNRSDLVSLDETTAAVTGIPTAWSKELVSQKQYGF, from the coding sequence ATGGACAAAAAATTAAAATGGATCTTGGCGGGGGTTTCCGGCGCAGCCGGATTGTTTTTCGGTTCGCGCATGCTCGCCCACCAGCTGGTCAAAAGTATGGGACAGATCTTTACAACTGATCCTTACCATGAGAATATCGCTGAAGCATTTTCCGCTGCGTACCGGGTTGGCATGCAGAATATCTGGGAGGCCAATCTGCGGGCAGAATCGGGTGCGATCATCAGCCGCCCCCTCGGTTCGCCCCGCAAGTTCCTCAACTTCAACGGGCTCGCGTTCAGCCCGGTCTTCTTATCCAAACTGCCGACACCTTTAAACACTAAAATTGAGACCAAAACAATTATCGGCAAAAACTGCCGCAAGCCGCTGATTCTGGCGACCCCAATCATAATTTCCGGAATGGCTTATGGAATCGCCCTCTCCAAAGAGGCTAAAATGGCTTTAGCCCAGGGTTCTGCCTTTGCCGGAACCGCCACTAACACCGGTGAAGGTTTGTGGCTGCAGGAAGAGCGGGATTTAGCTGCCAACCTGATTATCCAGTACAACCGCGGCAGCTGGAGTAAGGATCCTAATATTCTCAAGCAGGGTGATATGATTGAGATCCAGCTTGGTCAGGGAGCAATCGCCGGAGTCAGCCAATACTCTCCCGCCAGCAGTCTGCCGAAGAACCTCAGAAAACAGCTGAAATTGCCTAAACATAACGACCTGATCATCGGGCCTTCGCACCAAGAACTGGCGGAGAAAGACGGACTGAAAAAGCTAGTAAACCGCCTCCGTGAGATCACCGGCGGCGTGCCTATTGGTGTTAAGCTCGCGTTCCATAATAGTATTGAGCGGGATATCGACATTGCTGTTGATGCCGGAGTTGATGTGCTGGCGCTGGAAGGCACGCAGGCCGCTACCAAGGGAGCCGCACCAATTCTGGAAGATGATTTCGGCCTGCCGACAATCATTGGACTGTGCCGAGCAGTTGAACATCTTGAGCAAATCGGAGCGAAAGATCAAGTCAGTCTCATCGCATCGGGCGGCTTTTTTACACCGGGTGACATGCTCAAAGCACTGGCCTTAGGGGCGGATGCAATCTACATAGGTTCGATGGCCTTGTTTGCCATGACCCACACCCAATCATTTAAAGCGCTTCCGTTTGAACCACCGACCCAGGTCGCCTGGGCGAGAGGTAAATACGCTAACCGCCTCAACTGGAAAGAAGGCGCCAAGTCAGTAGCGAAGTACATCACTTCCTGCACATTAGAGCTGGCAGAAGGTGTGCGGGCATTAGGCAAAACATCTATTCATGAAGTTAACCGCTCCGATCTGGTCTCGCTAGATGAAACCACCGCTGCTGTTACAGGCATTCCTACCGCTTGGAGCAAGGAACTTGTCAGCCAGAAACAATATGGATTTTAA
- a CDS encoding M48 family metallopeptidase: MKTVVFCVMMFLVCSTLACAAEPSLMAHIERAVGRSAKEQLTAAYGGEFQVRLHDHLRLQTIFERVSEAVDDLDHDYSLTVLNSNDANAFSLPGGFIFVSRGLLKLIGSDEQRIAGVLAHEMAHVKQKHGINALMRQLGLSVIVELGKAVLEVPKNAAVYIASQALIEVVQSGYSREAELEADQRALRYLVEAGFDPAGLVHVLSDLIVFEGEHPSGDVYRSHPYINTRIEQILSSLGSFWSEPKLINECELVLPAVSADPLGRFQINGQSLFDRQNNSYVSWFESISVSELAFAPDGSLIAAAVCDQEIWDIWLWNRHGVVVERWKLDSPVPIQNLVFSPDSRKIAYNLVRPEGIELWVGYVGEITRYALENSLGGEVISWQASGIILKAEADKYYQLVPPHVEAVETEDPIPLVIERKPRVNPEIEQGQDDSIRLTRPSSIEL, encoded by the coding sequence GTGAAAACTGTCGTTTTCTGCGTGATGATGTTTTTGGTGTGTTCAACACTGGCTTGCGCAGCTGAGCCGAGTTTGATGGCCCACATCGAGAGAGCTGTGGGCAGATCGGCAAAGGAGCAGTTAACGGCGGCATATGGCGGTGAGTTTCAAGTTCGCCTCCATGATCATCTGCGGCTGCAGACAATATTTGAGCGTGTCAGCGAAGCAGTGGATGATCTAGACCATGACTATTCACTGACTGTGCTTAATTCCAATGATGCCAATGCCTTTTCACTTCCCGGCGGTTTTATCTTTGTCAGCCGAGGTCTGTTAAAGCTCATAGGCAGTGATGAACAGCGGATTGCCGGAGTGCTGGCCCATGAAATGGCTCATGTGAAGCAGAAACATGGCATTAACGCGTTAATGCGGCAGTTGGGCTTGAGTGTCATTGTGGAGCTGGGCAAAGCTGTGCTGGAAGTGCCCAAAAATGCTGCTGTGTATATTGCCAGCCAGGCCTTAATTGAGGTTGTTCAGTCCGGCTACAGCCGCGAAGCGGAGCTGGAGGCGGATCAGCGGGCTCTGCGCTATCTGGTTGAAGCGGGTTTCGATCCGGCGGGATTGGTTCACGTTCTTTCTGATCTGATAGTCTTCGAGGGGGAGCATCCCAGCGGCGATGTTTATCGATCTCATCCCTATATCAATACAAGAATCGAGCAGATCCTCAGCTCTTTAGGCTCGTTTTGGTCTGAGCCTAAGCTGATCAATGAGTGCGAACTGGTACTGCCTGCGGTTTCCGCAGATCCTTTGGGCAGGTTCCAGATAAATGGTCAATCGTTGTTTGACCGCCAGAACAACAGTTACGTCAGCTGGTTTGAGTCAATCTCGGTATCAGAGTTGGCCTTTGCTCCCGATGGTTCCCTGATCGCTGCTGCCGTTTGTGATCAGGAAATTTGGGATATTTGGTTGTGGAACCGCCACGGTGTGGTGGTCGAGCGGTGGAAGCTCGATTCTCCGGTTCCGATTCAAAACCTTGTGTTTTCGCCGGACAGCCGAAAAATTGCCTACAACCTGGTCCGCCCCGAAGGGATTGAGCTGTGGGTAGGCTATGTAGGAGAAATAACTAGGTATGCATTAGAGAATTCGCTCGGAGGAGAAGTCATATCATGGCAGGCATCCGGAATAATTTTAAAGGCTGAAGCAGATAAGTATTATCAGCTGGTGCCGCCTCACGTGGAAGCTGTGGAGACGGAAGACCCGATTCCGCTTGTAATTGAGCGCAAACCCCGGGTAAATCCGGAAATCGAACAAGGCCAGGATGATTCGATCAGGTTG
- a CDS encoding B12-binding domain-containing radical SAM protein produces the protein MKVLLTTLNAKYTHHNLALRYLRAYCEQDFPQLTAVEYNINQQLSLIFSELVDQNPDVLGFSCYIWNIEQTLELIVDIKKVLPDVVILLGGPEVSFDYEPLMEAYPQIDYIVAGEGEEPFCQLLKILEKTNEPSLEQLSSIPGLVYRSQNAVISNPTMVMDLKKVPGAYQDHLNEVEHKIVYYEASRGCPFRCEFCLSSRTGKVRYFPMEQVKEELTRLSQLGIEQIRFVDRTFNCDPKRAYELIKFMIELDTTTRFQLEIGGDLLTEEMIQLLERAPYNRLQFEIGVQSTNPATLRGIGRTTDLDKLAENCRKLRKRTKVRFLLDLIAGLPEESFERFGHSFDYVFQLKPTKIQLGFLKLLKGSHLRQRTREFGCLYTEKAPYEVLKTDSISYQELAFLKIIESLVETLYNSGRFSSSLDYLIARNQVRPFEFFSELAEKWKAKGYHLVSHSLFNLYRLLWDLMGDSDPVLRDYLRFDFCAHEQKRAVPDWLKGESTTEVGRELIRSGEIYRYLPQLEPLGLSPRELNKRFALERFAYRIYPWNPVPEAEEQLLLFDYSCYPKVKIHIVSG, from the coding sequence ATGAAGGTTTTACTGACAACCTTAAATGCTAAATATACCCATCATAACCTGGCCCTGCGGTATCTTAGGGCCTACTGCGAACAGGACTTTCCCCAGCTGACTGCTGTCGAGTATAATATCAATCAGCAGTTGTCCCTGATTTTTTCAGAATTAGTGGACCAAAACCCCGATGTTTTGGGGTTTTCTTGTTACATCTGGAACATTGAGCAGACACTGGAATTAATTGTTGATATTAAGAAGGTGCTGCCCGATGTAGTGATTCTGTTAGGTGGACCGGAAGTTTCCTTTGATTATGAGCCGCTGATGGAAGCCTATCCCCAAATTGACTATATCGTGGCAGGAGAGGGGGAAGAACCCTTTTGCCAGCTGTTAAAGATCTTGGAGAAAACGAACGAGCCATCGTTAGAGCAGTTAAGCTCTATTCCTGGTTTGGTGTACAGGAGTCAGAATGCGGTCATCAGCAATCCCACCATGGTTATGGACTTGAAGAAAGTACCGGGAGCTTACCAGGATCACCTAAATGAAGTAGAGCATAAAATCGTATACTACGAAGCCAGCCGCGGCTGTCCATTCCGGTGCGAGTTCTGCCTATCATCCCGTACCGGAAAGGTGCGCTATTTTCCCATGGAACAAGTAAAAGAAGAACTGACCCGCTTGTCTCAGCTGGGAATTGAGCAGATCCGCTTTGTGGACCGCACCTTTAACTGCGATCCAAAGCGGGCTTATGAACTGATAAAATTTATGATTGAACTTGATACAACCACCCGCTTTCAGCTGGAGATCGGCGGCGATCTGCTTACTGAAGAAATGATTCAGCTGCTGGAGCGAGCTCCGTACAACCGACTGCAGTTTGAGATCGGTGTCCAGTCAACTAATCCTGCCACCCTACGGGGGATCGGCAGAACCACTGATTTGGACAAGCTGGCAGAAAACTGCCGGAAGCTGAGAAAACGCACTAAAGTCCGTTTCCTGCTAGATTTAATCGCGGGTCTGCCCGAGGAATCATTTGAGCGCTTCGGACATTCTTTTGATTATGTCTTTCAGCTTAAGCCCACGAAAATTCAGCTCGGCTTCTTAAAGCTTTTAAAAGGTTCCCATCTGCGGCAGAGAACCAGGGAGTTTGGCTGCCTTTATACCGAAAAAGCTCCTTATGAAGTGCTTAAGACGGACAGCATCAGCTATCAGGAATTAGCTTTTCTCAAAATCATTGAGAGTTTGGTGGAAACCTTGTATAACTCCGGCCGCTTTTCAAGCAGTCTGGATTACCTGATCGCCAGAAATCAGGTGCGTCCGTTTGAATTCTTTTCTGAACTAGCTGAGAAATGGAAAGCAAAGGGCTACCACCTAGTTTCCCACAGCCTGTTTAATTTGTATCGGCTGCTGTGGGACCTGATGGGCGACAGCGATCCGGTGCTCCGGGATTATCTCCGGTTTGATTTCTGCGCCCATGAGCAGAAGCGAGCAGTGCCTGATTGGCTAAAGGGCGAAAGTACAACCGAAGTCGGTCGCGAGTTAATCAGAAGTGGTGAAATTTACCGCTACCTGCCCCAGCTTGAACCCTTGGGACTCTCCCCAAGGGAGTTAAACAAACGTTTTGCTTTAGAGCGGTTTGCTTACCGGATCTATCCGTGGAACCCAGTTCCGGAAGCAGAGGAGCAGCTTCTGCTCTTTGACTACTCCTGCTACCCGAAGGTTAAAATCCATATTGTTTCTGGCTGA